The following are encoded in a window of Streptomyces sp. 11x1 genomic DNA:
- a CDS encoding phage tail protein — protein MDRVDPYFGYNFTVELDGMTRAGFRECSGLENSQNQAEYREGTDANLAPRKIPGLNTFNDITLSRGVTNDSKLWEWRQRVMKGTVERHNVSVTLLDQQGNPKVTWNLFECWPKSWTGPSLNATSDEIAVEQVVLACERMEVDQWS, from the coding sequence GTGGACAGGGTCGACCCCTATTTCGGCTACAACTTCACAGTGGAGCTCGACGGCATGACCCGGGCCGGTTTCCGGGAGTGCTCCGGGCTGGAGAACAGCCAGAACCAGGCCGAATACCGTGAGGGCACGGACGCGAACCTGGCCCCGCGGAAGATCCCGGGCCTGAACACCTTCAACGACATCACCCTCAGCCGCGGTGTCACGAACGACAGCAAACTGTGGGAGTGGCGCCAGCGGGTGATGAAGGGCACCGTCGAGCGGCACAACGTGTCGGTCACGCTGCTCGACCAGCAGGGCAACCCCAAGGTGACCTGGAACCTCTTCGAGTGCTGGCCGAAGTCGTGGACCGGCCCCAGCCTGAACGCGACCAGTGACGAGATCGCCGTCGAGCAGGTCGTCCTCGCCTGCGAACGGATGGAGGTCGACCAGTGGAGCTAG
- a CDS encoding phage tail sheath subtilisin-like domain-containing protein translates to MTQPPIPGVIRQDVFPPPPPVFLTGVPVFLGRAATGPRTPTRLTLWPQFEAAYGTAPGGFLADAVRGFFDNGGLLCHVVRLDESKPPAAALQAALDALDGVADEADLVCAPDIVTAVPWPTDGFLEPVLAQQRVLLRHCRERGDRFALLDGIPTTDTTKVMRQCAELTGADGSFGALYYPWLWAPGGDGLLRHLPPSGHVAGVYSAGDQRVGVQRAPANTEVEGVVDLHVRLAPSGVGELYGQGVNCLRALPGRGVRVWGARTLSDDPAWRDVSARRLVGTIGRWVERFMTGLVHEPNDVRLWVRIMRELTAYLDELFQRGALKGRTAAEAFFVKCDHETNPPEAVEAGVVVTQIGVAPTAPAEFVTVRVIHGASGVTVDAA, encoded by the coding sequence ATGACCCAGCCACCGATACCGGGCGTCATCCGGCAGGACGTGTTCCCGCCCCCGCCACCGGTCTTCCTCACCGGGGTGCCCGTCTTCCTCGGCCGCGCCGCCACCGGACCGCGTACGCCGACGCGGCTCACGCTGTGGCCGCAGTTCGAGGCCGCCTACGGCACGGCACCGGGAGGCTTCCTGGCCGACGCGGTCCGGGGCTTCTTCGACAACGGCGGTCTCCTGTGCCACGTCGTACGGCTCGACGAGTCGAAGCCGCCCGCCGCGGCGCTGCAGGCCGCGCTGGACGCGCTGGACGGCGTGGCGGACGAGGCCGACCTCGTGTGCGCTCCCGACATCGTCACGGCGGTGCCGTGGCCGACCGACGGTTTCCTCGAACCGGTCCTCGCCCAGCAGCGGGTGCTGCTGCGGCACTGCCGGGAAAGGGGCGACCGGTTCGCCCTGCTCGACGGCATACCCACGACGGACACGACGAAGGTCATGCGGCAGTGCGCGGAGCTGACGGGGGCCGACGGCTCCTTCGGGGCGCTGTACTACCCCTGGTTGTGGGCGCCCGGCGGGGACGGACTGCTGCGTCACCTGCCGCCCTCCGGACATGTGGCCGGCGTGTACTCGGCCGGTGACCAGCGGGTCGGTGTGCAGAGGGCACCCGCCAACACGGAGGTCGAGGGTGTCGTCGACCTGCACGTGCGTCTCGCTCCCTCCGGCGTGGGGGAGTTGTACGGGCAGGGGGTGAACTGTCTGCGGGCGCTGCCCGGCCGCGGTGTGCGGGTGTGGGGCGCGCGAACCCTCTCCGACGACCCGGCCTGGCGGGACGTGAGCGCCCGGCGTCTGGTCGGCACCATCGGCCGGTGGGTCGAGCGGTTCATGACGGGTCTGGTCCACGAACCCAACGACGTACGGCTGTGGGTGCGGATCATGCGTGAACTCACCGCGTACCTCGACGAGTTGTTCCAGCGCGGCGCGCTGAAGGGCCGGACGGCGGCCGAGGCGTTCTTCGTCAAGTGCGACCACGAGACCAACCCCCCGGAGGCCGTCGAGGCCGGGGTGGTGGTGACCCAGATCGGTGTGGCCCCGACCGCGCCCGCCGAGTTCGTCACCGTGCGCGTCATCCACGGCGCGAGCGGTGTGACGGTCGACGCGGCGTGA
- a CDS encoding phage tail sheath subtilisin-like domain-containing protein, with product MPQYLAPGVYVEEVPSAIKPIAGVGTNTAGFVGVVADTVTMPLLPGRSGLKADGTTPEPTDFATVAPAGVAQLVDGWETFKTLFGDIQSGNSTLAHAVYGFFNNGGARCWITRVAPDAEGDAGIDPDAGADPDAGTVAATSAEQLDARLIAALDTFTARDEIALVAIPGAVSDAVQGAILDHCENPYLQDRFAILDGRRTTELTKEKIQGGTRDSSYGAIYYPWIDVGAKDAAGNPVYQPPSGHLAGVYARVDTERGVHKAPANEVIRGALGLETLVGKQGQAGLNPHGINVIRKFDGNITVWGARTMAGASQAEWRYISSRRVFNFLRESIDEGTRWAVYEPNAPELWSKIRRNLGAFLNTVWASGALLGNKPEDAFYVHCDETLNPAAVRDAGQLVVEIGVALVRPAEFVVFRISQWSGGIQ from the coding sequence ATGCCGCAGTATCTAGCGCCTGGCGTGTACGTCGAAGAGGTCCCTTCGGCGATCAAGCCGATCGCCGGGGTGGGAACCAACACCGCGGGCTTCGTGGGCGTCGTGGCCGACACGGTCACGATGCCGCTGCTCCCCGGCAGGTCCGGGCTGAAGGCAGACGGCACCACCCCCGAGCCCACCGACTTCGCCACGGTGGCCCCTGCCGGAGTGGCCCAGCTCGTGGACGGCTGGGAGACCTTCAAGACCCTGTTCGGCGATATCCAGTCCGGCAACAGCACGCTCGCCCACGCGGTCTACGGCTTCTTCAACAACGGCGGCGCGCGCTGCTGGATCACCCGGGTCGCGCCCGACGCCGAGGGCGATGCCGGTATCGATCCCGATGCGGGTGCCGATCCCGACGCCGGTACGGTCGCCGCCACCAGCGCGGAGCAGCTGGACGCGAGGTTGATCGCCGCGCTGGACACGTTCACCGCCCGCGACGAGATCGCCCTGGTCGCGATCCCCGGCGCGGTGAGTGACGCAGTGCAGGGCGCCATCCTGGACCACTGCGAGAACCCGTACCTCCAGGACCGCTTCGCTATCCTCGACGGCCGGCGGACCACCGAGCTGACCAAGGAGAAGATCCAGGGCGGCACCCGCGACAGCAGCTACGGGGCGATCTACTACCCGTGGATCGACGTCGGTGCGAAGGACGCGGCCGGCAACCCGGTGTATCAGCCGCCGAGCGGCCACCTCGCCGGGGTCTACGCCCGCGTCGACACCGAACGGGGCGTGCACAAGGCGCCGGCCAACGAGGTGATCCGCGGCGCGCTGGGTCTTGAGACGCTGGTCGGCAAACAGGGCCAGGCCGGGCTCAACCCCCATGGCATCAACGTGATCCGCAAGTTCGACGGAAACATAACCGTCTGGGGCGCCCGCACGATGGCGGGCGCGTCGCAGGCCGAATGGCGCTACATCAGCTCCCGCAGGGTGTTCAACTTCCTGCGCGAGTCGATCGACGAGGGCACCCGGTGGGCGGTCTACGAGCCGAACGCGCCGGAACTGTGGTCGAAGATCCGCCGCAACCTCGGCGCCTTCCTGAACACCGTGTGGGCATCCGGCGCGCTCCTGGGCAACAAACCCGAGGACGCGTTCTACGTGCACTGCGACGAGACCCTCAACCCCGCGGCGGTCCGGGACGCGGGCCAGCTGGTCGTCGAGATCGGCGTGGCCCTGGTGCGCCCGGCCGAGTTCGTGGTGTTCCGGATCAGCCAGTGGTCCGGCGGGATCCAGTAG
- a CDS encoding DUF4255 domain-containing protein — MFQDLDATLAALVEAELPLSGITVSFATPDDQFPPSGVTLPAVAFFLYDVRENHELRTNQWDNTRQESGMVTRKRAPARVLCSYLVTAWPNESAPNPAQDEHRLLGAVMKVLLRHREIPASYLRGELAEQPAPLPARVTAESQLQGIGEFWQAMGGRPKAILHYSVTLSVDVFESTDVGPVVTERVVRVGHGVDHKS; from the coding sequence ATGTTCCAGGATCTGGACGCGACCCTCGCCGCGCTCGTCGAGGCCGAACTGCCGCTGTCCGGCATCACCGTCAGCTTCGCCACCCCGGACGACCAGTTCCCGCCCTCCGGTGTCACCCTGCCGGCGGTCGCGTTCTTCCTGTACGACGTGCGGGAGAACCACGAACTGCGCACCAACCAGTGGGACAACACGCGGCAGGAGTCCGGGATGGTCACGCGCAAGCGCGCACCGGCGCGGGTCCTGTGCTCCTATCTGGTCACCGCCTGGCCGAACGAGAGCGCGCCCAACCCGGCGCAGGACGAACACCGTCTGCTCGGCGCGGTGATGAAGGTGCTGCTGCGCCACCGGGAGATCCCCGCGAGCTATCTGCGGGGCGAGTTGGCCGAGCAGCCGGCTCCGCTGCCGGCCAGGGTCACCGCCGAGAGCCAGTTGCAGGGCATCGGCGAGTTCTGGCAGGCCATGGGCGGACGGCCCAAGGCGATCCTGCACTACAGCGTCACGCTCAGCGTCGACGTCTTTGAATCCACCGACGTCGGACCCGTGGTGACCGAGAGGGTCGTCCGGGTCGGCCACGGCGTCGACCACAAGTCATGA
- a CDS encoding DUF4157 domain-containing protein — MRSPQSEATSVPKAPATVAAEGPVSPGRRPARPGDGLLHLQRRYGNRRAQGIIQAKLNVGPVDDPLEREADRVSRLAMGATPSVSAQRVPEAVRQVPHAEGGAADPSVTQAVERARGGGQAVPRGVRARMERATGADFGSVRLHVDAESDRLNDALGSRAFTVGADVFVRRSEYRPGSAQGDALLGHELTHTVQQGAAGPRVGGASKATVRRDDGLRAQRAPKKKPNLMPRGDEFTRAYNEIEYFKAYIKSIDDKTARTEFEEELLNDVIEFQKGSIKSYKEVFKAAFPHREDEGKTLGVDETARAASGVSNLLEGLTGMKGRISEWARNKGLEGFGGEDLNKGDLGRMLAEKGEAAWKKDYTDTKKIIDGVLEGERYLGQPLEYLGSLKRGNRGPHKGRTAFNVDHFDVDLFVVHPAKWEEVKGKVMKENPEKWDKEKAFPQDVKPHLNDLIQLGKAVGGKLAGALNGRLRDGVLREIREDTDIVLREKHP, encoded by the coding sequence ATGCGTTCCCCTCAGAGTGAGGCCACATCGGTGCCGAAGGCACCGGCCACCGTCGCAGCCGAGGGCCCCGTGTCGCCGGGGCGCCGACCCGCACGCCCCGGCGACGGGTTGCTGCATCTGCAGCGCCGGTACGGAAACCGGCGGGCGCAGGGCATCATCCAGGCCAAGCTGAACGTCGGCCCGGTCGACGATCCGCTGGAGCGCGAGGCCGACAGGGTCTCGCGTCTGGCGATGGGCGCAACACCGTCCGTGTCGGCGCAGCGGGTTCCGGAGGCGGTCCGGCAGGTGCCGCATGCCGAAGGTGGCGCGGCGGATCCCTCGGTCACCCAGGCGGTGGAGCGGGCGCGCGGCGGCGGTCAGGCCGTGCCGAGGGGTGTGCGGGCGCGGATGGAGAGGGCGACCGGGGCGGATTTCGGTTCGGTGCGGCTGCACGTGGACGCAGAGTCGGATCGGCTCAACGACGCGTTGGGGTCGCGGGCGTTCACGGTGGGCGCGGATGTGTTCGTCAGGCGAAGCGAGTACCGGCCGGGTAGCGCTCAGGGCGATGCTTTGTTGGGCCATGAGCTGACGCACACCGTTCAGCAGGGCGCTGCCGGTCCGCGGGTCGGCGGCGCGTCGAAGGCCACGGTGCGGCGCGACGATGGCCTCAGGGCGCAGAGGGCGCCGAAGAAGAAGCCGAATCTCATGCCGCGCGGCGACGAATTCACCCGTGCGTACAACGAAATCGAGTACTTCAAGGCCTACATCAAGTCGATCGATGACAAGACGGCGCGCACAGAATTTGAAGAAGAATTGCTCAATGATGTCATTGAATTCCAGAAGGGCAGTATAAAGAGCTACAAGGAGGTCTTCAAAGCCGCGTTCCCGCACCGAGAGGACGAGGGAAAGACGCTCGGTGTCGACGAGACGGCCCGGGCGGCGAGCGGTGTGAGCAACTTGCTGGAAGGCCTCACTGGTATGAAAGGTAGGATCAGTGAATGGGCCCGAAATAAGGGTCTCGAGGGCTTCGGGGGGGAAGACCTCAACAAGGGTGACCTCGGGCGGATGCTCGCTGAAAAAGGCGAGGCTGCCTGGAAGAAGGATTACACGGACACCAAGAAGATCATTGACGGCGTGCTCGAGGGCGAGAGGTACCTTGGCCAGCCTCTGGAGTACCTGGGCAGCCTGAAGCGGGGGAACCGCGGTCCGCACAAGGGGCGGACGGCATTCAACGTCGACCATTTCGATGTCGACCTGTTTGTGGTGCATCCGGCCAAGTGGGAAGAAGTAAAGGGAAAAGTCATGAAAGAAAATCCGGAAAAGTGGGACAAGGAAAAGGCATTCCCGCAGGACGTGAAGCCGCATCTCAATGACCTCATACAACTGGGGAAGGCGGTAGGTGGAAAGCTGGCCGGCGCGCTGAATGGGCGCCTGCGGGACGGCGTCCTCAGGGAGATAAGGGAAGATACGGATATCGTACTGCGTGAAAAGCATCCGTAG